One Thiocapsa bogorovii DNA segment encodes these proteins:
- a CDS encoding FG-GAP repeat domain-containing protein: protein MTSIPPPVVRNSNDVNGPRVMGRQSSGVMVSIIVTSLVIAIPMTSDVRIARADSEVGAEVPVPLAGKNSSPDVVGEPSELEPLAPAALQPWVTVVESAPARRVIGSVSMPEGSPWCDGKPTYWLVGHDNTPETPWCQQSDGSWTQPGIAVLDTTDSLNAIDGPDNIDRHDCASLDINDDAFPDLVCVVGANKGEGLGFNEVYVTKADGGLSKILEGHGLHKYPSMRTRFVVPLDAADGGKLLFIANRGAPRADGKTNAHRLFRLDRESKDGTPAPYFHEVDSLGPWVLEYKVSFALAADISHDGIADLVVGDENGSARFFIQSGDMRWRAINLGDMRKTTTKWNNARVADVTNDGVADLIVVGSTHSKRAEPYLRIYAGNPDLPYLFDFDNPVFEYRPKFDAVDLAVLDVNRDGLLDVYVVQNDQSKGTYCGPRFNPRDWWGRGPQPPKVFVPPIDKAQDLLFLGESVSSSYTPLRLEHAFPGCGGIVEEWNQHSLILAQGNFAKPGDNLLLEW from the coding sequence ATGACTTCGATTCCACCACCTGTGGTAAGAAATAGTAATGACGTGAACGGCCCGCGAGTCATGGGTAGGCAGTCCTCAGGGGTGATGGTATCGATCATCGTCACTTCCCTTGTGATTGCCATACCAATGACATCCGATGTGCGGATTGCGCGCGCAGACTCTGAGGTTGGCGCCGAGGTGCCAGTCCCGCTCGCCGGTAAGAATTCCTCGCCCGATGTTGTGGGTGAGCCATCAGAACTCGAACCGCTGGCGCCGGCCGCGTTGCAGCCATGGGTCACCGTTGTGGAGTCGGCTCCCGCCAGAAGGGTTATCGGTTCCGTGTCGATGCCGGAGGGATCGCCTTGGTGTGATGGCAAGCCAACCTACTGGTTGGTAGGTCATGACAACACGCCGGAGACACCCTGGTGTCAGCAGTCGGACGGCAGTTGGACGCAGCCTGGCATCGCAGTGTTGGACACAACCGATTCGCTTAATGCTATCGACGGTCCGGATAATATTGATCGGCATGACTGCGCCTCCCTCGACATTAATGACGACGCTTTTCCGGATCTCGTTTGCGTTGTTGGAGCCAATAAAGGAGAGGGGCTAGGCTTCAATGAGGTGTATGTTACCAAAGCAGACGGCGGCCTGAGCAAAATCTTGGAAGGCCATGGATTGCATAAATACCCAAGCATGAGAACACGTTTCGTCGTCCCGCTGGATGCCGCGGATGGCGGAAAACTGCTGTTCATTGCCAACCGTGGAGCGCCTCGCGCCGACGGGAAGACAAATGCGCATCGCCTTTTTCGGCTGGACCGGGAAAGCAAAGATGGGACCCCTGCTCCTTATTTCCACGAGGTCGATTCTCTCGGACCCTGGGTGCTCGAATATAAGGTGAGCTTTGCCTTGGCGGCGGACATCAGTCATGACGGGATCGCTGATCTCGTTGTCGGGGATGAGAACGGATCAGCCCGATTTTTTATTCAGTCAGGGGACATGCGTTGGCGCGCCATCAATCTCGGGGACATGAGAAAAACGACCACGAAATGGAATAACGCCCGAGTAGCCGATGTAACCAATGATGGCGTCGCGGATCTCATTGTGGTCGGGTCAACCCATTCAAAGCGAGCAGAGCCGTATCTACGCATATACGCCGGCAATCCGGACTTGCCTTATCTCTTTGATTTCGATAATCCTGTGTTCGAGTATCGCCCCAAATTTGATGCTGTGGATTTGGCGGTCTTGGACGTAAACCGCGACGGCCTTCTTGATGTCTACGTGGTTCAGAATGATCAATCAAAAGGCACCTATTGCGGCCCCCGCTTTAACCCGCGGGATTGGTGGGGTCGCGGTCCTCAACCACCTAAGGTCTTCGTTCCGCCCATCGATAAAGCGCAAGACCTGCTCTTTCTTGGGGAAAGTGTTTCTTCGAGCTACACTCCTCTGCGGTTGGAGCACGCCTTTCCCGGATGTGGTGGAATCGTCGAAGAATGGAACCAGCATTCGCTGATTCTCGCGCAGGGCAACTTCGCCAAACCCGGAGACAATTTGTTGCTGGAATGGTGA
- a CDS encoding glycosyltransferase family 4 protein: MAPLVWGGIGFFSPRRPLTDARHPLVRILEFRHQFLRAVNILVAFFACLLGRCITAVRWVLAHAEKLPIPLGIHSSTRVLLRRLSYLRDSLGRALSGLWYRLHGNLRRKDNPDFFYRAFGLLTLPIGVLLATRVRFRPGDVVVLVDSTWDSSAMLSALFSAQQRSGLHLGVMIHDLFPLTIPEVCQQQTIDGYVAWFRTIAERADFFITNSEATRQTLDCYLREHPPLRGHPWRSASFRLGSDLGRSRLQRATTPSRVVQALPGFVVLAVGTIEPRKNYPLLLDAMDRVWDKGSFSLLIVGKPGWENLGFMERLAEHPLQGSRLLHLENADDDELLDAFRRADCLVCPSRAEGFGLPIVEGLVHGLPILASDIAVFREIGGNACKYFPLDDPGALAEQIIAVAQEFPNQIDNRVDINDLCPSWSESARQFRDVALGLAAETTDLIRPRATSRLP; encoded by the coding sequence ATGGCTCCCCTGGTGTGGGGAGGTATCGGATTCTTTAGCCCGAGACGTCCACTTACCGATGCCAGGCATCCGCTGGTGCGAATCCTGGAGTTTCGGCACCAATTCTTGCGCGCCGTCAACATTCTCGTGGCATTCTTCGCCTGCCTTCTCGGTCGGTGCATCACAGCCGTGCGTTGGGTCTTGGCGCATGCCGAGAAACTGCCTATCCCGTTAGGCATCCATTCCTCGACACGGGTGCTGCTGAGACGTTTGAGCTACTTGCGGGATTCCCTTGGACGTGCGCTCTCCGGACTTTGGTATCGCCTTCACGGCAATTTGAGGCGGAAAGACAACCCGGATTTCTTCTACCGGGCATTCGGTTTATTGACACTACCGATCGGCGTCCTGTTGGCGACCCGAGTCCGTTTCCGGCCCGGCGATGTGGTCGTCCTTGTCGACTCGACCTGGGACTCCAGCGCCATGCTGTCCGCTCTTTTTTCTGCGCAGCAACGGAGCGGTCTCCACCTCGGCGTCATGATTCATGATCTCTTTCCATTGACCATTCCGGAGGTCTGTCAGCAACAAACCATCGATGGCTATGTCGCCTGGTTCCGCACCATTGCTGAGCGGGCCGACTTTTTCATCACCAACTCCGAGGCCACAAGGCAAACGCTGGATTGCTACCTTCGCGAACATCCACCCCTGCGAGGTCATCCCTGGCGCAGCGCCAGCTTCCGGCTAGGCTCGGATCTCGGTCGGTCCAGGCTGCAACGCGCGACGACACCAAGCCGGGTCGTCCAGGCTCTTCCTGGGTTCGTGGTGCTCGCCGTCGGCACCATCGAGCCACGCAAGAACTATCCGCTGCTCCTCGATGCCATGGATAGAGTATGGGACAAAGGAAGCTTCTCGCTCCTTATCGTAGGCAAACCAGGCTGGGAAAACCTGGGCTTCATGGAGCGCCTTGCCGAGCACCCGCTCCAGGGAAGTCGCCTGCTTCACCTCGAGAATGCCGATGATGACGAATTGCTGGATGCGTTTCGTCGCGCAGACTGTCTGGTCTGCCCTTCCCGGGCAGAAGGGTTTGGCTTACCGATCGTCGAGGGCCTGGTTCATGGCCTGCCGATCCTTGCAAGCGATATCGCCGTATTTAGAGAGATCGGCGGCAATGCGTGCAAGTACTTCCCCTTGGATGATCCCGGGGCGCTTGCCGAACAGATCATCGCCGTCGCTCAAGAGTTTCCGAATCAGATCGACAATCGAGTGGACATCAATGATTTGTGCCCATCATGGTCAGAAAGTGCTCGTCAGTTCCGCGATGTCGCTCTCGGGCTCGCTGCTGAAACAACAGATCTTATTCGGCCCCGCGCAACGAGCCGTCTGCCATAA